A region of the Methylobacterium nodulans ORS 2060 genome:
ACACGATAGCCGGTCGCTCGGTGGCAGCCTCATGCGAGATATTCGAGCGGGCGACGCGGGCCTATCCCAAGCCTGCCTTCGACCTGGCCGCCTCGGAGCGGGTCGTGTGGGAGCAGCCCTTCTGCCGCGTGATCGCGTTCGGCGAGCCGTCCGACAAGCCCAAGCTGCTGCTCGTCGCGCCCATGTCCGGCCACTACGCGACCTTGCTGCGGGGCACCGTAGCGGCTTTCCTCGACACGCATCAGGTGTTCATCACCGACTGGAGCGACGCCCGACAGGTGCCGCTGGCGGCAGGACGTTTCGGCCTCGACGAGTACATCGACTACTGCATGGCCCTGTTCGAGGCGCTCGGGCCCGATCTGCACGTGATGGCGGTGTGCCAGCCCTCCGTTCCCGTGCTGGCCGCCATCGCCCGCATGGAGGCCGAGGACCACCCTCTGGTGCCGCGCTCGGCAACCCTCCTGGGCGGTCCGATCGACACCCGGCGCTCGCCCACGGCGGTCAATGATCTCGCCCAGCAGCGTGGCATCGCCTGGTTCCGGCGGCACTGCATCCACGCCGTGCCGCCGAGCTACCCCGGCGACGGACGTGCGGTATATCCCGGTTTCCTTCAGTTGACCGGCTTCATGGGGATGAACCTCGACCGGCATCTGACGGCGCACTGGGACATGTTCAACCACCTCGTCGAGGGCGACGGCGACTCCGCGACCAAGCATCGCGAGTTCTATGACGAATACCTCGCGGTGATGGATCTGACGGCGGAATTCTACCTGGAGACGGTCGAGCAGGTGTTCATCGCGCACCGGCTGCCGCGTGGCGAGATGCGGCACCGCGGCCAGCCGGTCGACCTGGGCGCGATCCGCCGCTGCGCTCTGATGGCTGTCGAGGGAGAGAAGGACGACATCACAGGGGTGGGTCAGACCCTGGCGGCTCTGGACCTCACACCCAATCTGCCGCCCGAGCGGAAGGCGTACCACCTCCAGGCCGGGGCGGGCCACTATGGCATCTTCAACGGCTCGCGGTTCCGGGCCGAGATCGCGCCGAAGATCAAGCAGTTCATGCAGCACAATTCCGAGCAATCCGGCGAGAAGACGCTGGCCTGCGAACAGACTGTCATGCTCCAGCCCGACGAGGACCGGGCGGACGGGCTCGACGCGTCCGTTGCTCTGATCGTGTACCAGGCGCCGCCTCAGTGCCCTGCGGTTCCGGCCTTGCAAATTGCAGGGCAGTCTTGAACGCTCACGGCCTTCCCATCGGGGGCTTAATGAACTGAGAAGCGCTCATACGATGAACGCAGCGAAAGTGAAGCTGTGCGCTCCTGCAATTCGCTGAATTTCCTCATCAGCGCGGCCCGCCTCCTCTCCCTCTTGAGCTCCAGCTGCGCTACGATACGTGCTTTCTCTGCGTTTGACCCACTCCAATCGCCCAGCCTTTCGCAGTCGATCTGATGCGCGACTTCAACATCGGCGATGGCGGCCAATGTGGACTGGAGCTGGCCTGTCAGATCGTCGAGGTCCTCGCCATCCGGCAGTTTCTGCGCGCAATCCATGAGCACATCCGCACCGGATAGGTCGACCGCTTGCCGGGCCTGCTGCGAGTCGAGCGCCACCAGCATGTTCCAGCCGGCGGTCAGTGCTCCTGAAGAGGCGCGAATGGGGGTCGGATAGGGCATGAAGGGGATGAGGGTTCCGTCAGGCCGCTCCAGCACAGCCCGGACGCCCCGCACGGGGCGGACCTCTTTCAGCGCGATGGCCATCGGGCACTGATCGAGGGGCAATTCAGTTCCCTGAGGCGTGAAGATGCGCCAGGAGCCGCACCAGCGCGTGCGGCCGATCTCCGGACGGTACCCCCAAAGCTCGGCAGCCGCAGTGTTATAGTAGGTCAGCCATCCATCGGCATCCGTGGTGTAGATCGCCGTGGCAGCGTCACCGAAGAGGTGTGCGATCGGCGGCTCATCGTTCCAGTTGGCAGTCATGCCTGGATTGTACTCCTGGCTTGCCCAAGGTCGGCGAAATCGGTGACGAACGGCTGAGGCGGACCTTCCGAGGCAACACCATCGATGCTGATGACAGGGTGCCCGCCCTCCATCCGGATCAAGAATGGCATCGCCGGCTCGGAAACGGAATACCGTGAGAACAAGATGGCGGCTTTTCACCGCAAGAGGCGCTCGCGCGCATGATCCACTCGGCCATGTATGCGCCCGACGACAG
Encoded here:
- a CDS encoding polyhydroxyalkanoate depolymerase, which codes for MMYLMRESCELILTPARIAADLTKLACENPLNPLTYTIAGRSVAASCEIFERATRAYPKPAFDLAASERVVWEQPFCRVIAFGEPSDKPKLLLVAPMSGHYATLLRGTVAAFLDTHQVFITDWSDARQVPLAAGRFGLDEYIDYCMALFEALGPDLHVMAVCQPSVPVLAAIARMEAEDHPLVPRSATLLGGPIDTRRSPTAVNDLAQQRGIAWFRRHCIHAVPPSYPGDGRAVYPGFLQLTGFMGMNLDRHLTAHWDMFNHLVEGDGDSATKHREFYDEYLAVMDLTAEFYLETVEQVFIAHRLPRGEMRHRGQPVDLGAIRRCALMAVEGEKDDITGVGQTLAALDLTPNLPPERKAYHLQAGAGHYGIFNGSRFRAEIAPKIKQFMQHNSEQSGEKTLACEQTVMLQPDEDRADGLDASVALIVYQAPPQCPAVPALQIAGQS
- a CDS encoding PAS domain S-box protein; this encodes MTANWNDEPPIAHLFGDAATAIYTTDADGWLTYYNTAAAELWGYRPEIGRTRWCGSWRIFTPQGTELPLDQCPMAIALKEVRPVRGVRAVLERPDGTLIPFMPYPTPIRASSGALTAGWNMLVALDSQQARQAVDLSGADVLMDCAQKLPDGEDLDDLTGQLQSTLAAIADVEVAHQIDCERLGDWSGSNAEKARIVAQLELKRERRRAALMRKFSELQERTASLSLRSSYERFSVH